Within the Prosthecobacter debontii genome, the region GGTGAGCAGGCTATCCACATTCCAGGCCAGGCCTTCGGGGAGCGTGGGGAGATCGTAGGTCGCGAACCCGCCCTGCACAGGGGTGGTGAGGCCAGACCAGTCGAAGAGCTGCCATTGATCATTCAACGCCCAGGTTGTCATGCCGTTGGGGTTACTCACGCGCAGCGTGGTGCCTGCACCGAGGGTGACTTGGCCGCTGATCTTCAGACGATCGGCTGCCAGGGCATTGGCGGTGTTATCACCCGAGCCAGAGCCGGAGATGAGATCCATCGAGATGTAGGCTTGGTTTTGCAGCGTCAGCATGCCAGCTCCCGTGGTATCCAGGGTGAGAGTGCCGGCACTCACGCTGAGGCCAGGCAGACCGGGATTCAGCGTGCCGCCGGAGATGAGGATGGATTGACCATCGCCAGGGGCCACGCGGCCGGTTCCGCCCAGGGTCGCCCCAGCCTGCACCGTGACACTGCCGAGACCTGTGGCTGAGCCTGGGAGGGCCGGGTTATTGTTGGCGAGCAGGATGCCCTGACGGACGGTGGTGCCACCACTGTAGGTGCTGCTGCCGGTGAGCGCCCAGGTGCCCACTCCTTCTTTCTCCAGCTTGCCCAGGATGGTGCTGGAGGCATCGGCGAAGCTGACGATTTCATTCAGGCCGGTGTTCGTTCCGGTCAGGCGCAGGGTGCGGTCGGCGGCGTTGCTGCCGCCTGCGGTGAATGGGGCGGTGAATTTCAGAGTGCCAGTGCCGGCGTTTTCCAGGACGGCGGTGACGGTGACAATGTCGCCTACATCATCGGAGTTGGTGACGCTGACCGGGCGGTTGGTCACGGAGTCGGCGCTGCCGATGTATTTTAAAATGGCGGTGGCGTAGGAACCCGCGGTGCCGGTGGTTTGGTTGGCCATGAGGATGGTGCCTGCGGAACTGTTGAAGTCCCCGGTGCCCAGGGAGCTGACTTCGCCAATGTTGGCCAGCTTTTCCACCACGATGGTGCCGCGTGAGTTGATGGTGGCGCCTGCATACGTGTTGTTAGGCCCGAGTGAGAGGGAGCCGTCGATGGCGGAGAGGCGCACTTCGATGTTGTTTTCATACTGGCCTGATCCGCCGATGATGCCGTTGCTAAAAGTGCTGGGGGTGGTTGTCGAGCCTGCGAGCAAGATCTGTGACATGGTGGAGGCACCGCCGACGATACGGTTCTCTGTGCCGACGCCCTGCGTGGTGATGTAGTCCATGTTAAAGGTCACACCGGTGCTCTCACTGCCGAGGATGATCTTCCCGCTGTTGCTGCCGGAGCCGAGGATGAACTCGATGTTGTTGTTCACACTACTGCCAGCGGCGAACTGAATGGCCCCCTCATAGACACGCAGGTTTCCGCTGAAGGTATTGGCTCCCGACAGGACGACCAACCCCGGTCCGGTTTTCGCGACGGAGACGGTGGCGGCGGTTCCAGTGCTGCTGAGGGAATTGGTGATGCCGCCGGTGATGTAAAGGGCACCCTGGGTGTTGTTCTGGATGATGTTGAGGTCAGGATTGACACTGGCCACCGTCGCCGGAGACGGGCGGAGAAAATCGGTGGAGATGGTCACGGACTGAGCGCCCACGGTGCTGGAGACGAGGATGCCGCTGGTGGTGAGGGTGGTGGCCGCTGCGCCATCGGTGATCAAGGTATCCTGCGCCTGGGCAAAGCGGAGCGTCGTCGTGGTGGTGTCTGCACTCAGGGTGGTGGTAGCTGTGACGAGGTTGGCATTGCCACTGAGAGAGGTCGCGGTGGAGTTGACATAACCGCCGATGGAAGAGAGCGTGACGACTGGGCGTGTGCTGCCGCTGAGCACGCCGGTAGCGGCCCATTCATCTCCATTCACACTGTCTCGGATATAGGCATAGGCGCGGCCATTGTAACTGATGAGGGTATTGTTAGACCCCGTGTTCAGGCGCAGGCTTGTCCCGCTAGGCAGATCCAGACCGAGGATGCTCCAGGCATTTCGGGTCACCGTGCCGAAGTTCAAGGTCAGGCTGCTGGCTCCATTCGGCACCAGGGTGATGTCGGCTTTGTTCGAGAGGGAGAGCGTGCCCAGCGTTTGGGAGTTGGTGGCGCCTGCGGCACCCGTCAGCTTCAGTGCGGTGCTGTTCAGTCCCATGGCCACCGGTGTGGCAATGCCGTTGTAGAGAATGTCCGTGGAGGGGGAGTAGGCATCTGAAAAGTCCAGGTGCACGGTGCCTGCGGAGAGCGTCATCGCCCCCGTGAAGGTCTGCGTGCCTGCAAAGGTGAGCGTGCCGGCGCCATCTTTCGTGATGACGTTGCTTGAGGCATTCATTTTGCCTCGGATGGTGATGTCCCCGGCCCCACCGAAGGCGGTGGTGGCTCCGGAGGCGCTGGAGGTGATGGCATCCGTGGTGCCGCTGGTGGCGCGGAAGATGAGGGTGCCGGATTCACTGTTGATGCGTGTCGGTTGGCCCACCGTCACGGCCCGGACCACCGTGTTGTCACCATCGGTATTGATCAGGGCCCCGGTGTTTTTGAAACCGAAACCGTTGAGGATGATCGGTTCATCGGTGGTGATGCCACCGCCCAAGCGCAGCGTGCCATTCACCAAGACCGTGGTATTTGCCCCCGAGAGGACGCTGTCACCGAGCCCCATGGAATGGCGGATCTCCAGCTCACCACTGCTGATCTGGGTGCTGCCGCTGTAGGTGTTCGCTCCGGCGAGGATGGTTTTCCCTGTGCCGTTGATGAAGAGGGAAACCGCACTCTGAATGGAGGAATTGACGGTGAGAGTGCCACTCGTGGACAGGTTGGTCAGCCAGAGTTGGCCATTGCCAGTGGCGGCCTGGATCGCCCCTGCATAGCCTTCCATGCCGACGACCAAGCTCTTCGCATCCTTGGTGATCTGAATGCCTCCCACGCTGCCGAGCTTCAGGAGGCTGCCATCCCCCACATCCACCAGGCGGGCCGTGGTGGTATCGTTCATGGAGATGGAATTCACCTGAAAGGTGCCAAAGCCGCCAAACACATCCTCGGTGGAGTATTCATTGATGTTCACATCCGCATTGATGCCCATGGTGCTCAGCATGGCTCCGTCCAGAAAAATGGCCGAGCCGGAGAAGGCCTGGAGTTGGCCATTTTCCACCTTGGCCCAAGAGCCGAAGTCTTCTTTATTCACCAGGGTGGCCCACGGACCCAGGAAGCCGTTGGCCATGCTAGAGGTGATGGAACTGGAAGCGTCGGTGCTAAAAGCGATGGAGCCGGTGCCGCTGCGGGTGATGGTGCCGAGGTTCAGAGAAACGCTGCCGCCGATCCCCGAGGTCAGGGTGACATTCGAGCGGGTGCCGGACACGACGACATTGCCGAAACGCTGACTGTTCTCGGTGCCGTCTTTGCCCTGAATGATGAAGGTGCTGTTGCCCTGAGAGCCTCCGATCATTGCCAGGCCACCTGCCGTGGTCACCCCCTGATAGAGCATATCACTCTGAGGCGCTCCAGCAGCGGCAAAGTTCAGGATCGTGATGCCCCCGGCGGTGGCGCCTGAGCGGCCAAAGGTGGTGGTGCCCTTGTAGGTGCTGGTGCCATTGAGGGTGAGCACACTGTTGGCGGAGCTGGCGAAGCGCTGGAAGCCATAGCCGAGGCCGTTGTCCGTGATGGCGGAG harbors:
- a CDS encoding beta strand repeat-containing protein, which codes for MKNSSCFSLAVSLFLMVSPHASAQLFWDPNAADGVQNGNGNWNLTDALWNTGSGNTTWDNSGSTIASFGSTASKTGGTITVQGTLNVGGMRFNALSTSTGQDLPVTIAHTINGGTLQFADNAVIEAANNSSSGSGSVLFINLNSVLKGNGLTLQRPVETRINGFQYIRFGSANPDLKGVLNVNARAADNGIFLLLTGFNNISGMDSVNVQSGSVLATGGTSNNYTIPISIAGNGQGNGAIRIDSSSIRFTGGITLSADAGIMTNRGILNTSIDSAITDNGLGYGFQRFASSANSVLTLNGTSTYKGTTTFGRSGATAGGITILNFAAAGAPQSDMLYQGVTTAGGLAMIGGSQGNSTFIIQGKDGTENSQRFGNVVVSGTRSNVTLTSGIGGSVSLNLGTITRSGTGSIAFSTDASSSITSSMANGFLGPWATLVNKEDFGSWAKVENGQLQAFSGSAIFLDGAMLSTMGINADVNINEYSTEDVFGGFGTFQVNSISMNDTTTARLVDVGDGSLLKLGSVGGIQITKDAKSLVVGMEGYAGAIQAATGNGQLWLTNLSTSGTLTVNSSIQSAVSLFINGTGKTILAGANTYSGSTQISSGELEIRHSMGLGDSVLSGANTTVLVNGTLRLGGGITTDEPIILNGFGFKNTGALINTDGDNTVVRAVTVGQPTRINSESGTLIFRATSGTTDAITSSASGATTAFGGAGDITIRGKMNASSNVITKDGAGTLTFAGTQTFTGAMTLSAGTVHLDFSDAYSPSTDILYNGIATPVAMGLNSTALKLTGAAGATNSQTLGTLSLSNKADITLVPNGASSLTLNFGTVTRNAWSILGLDLPSGTSLRLNTGSNNTLISYNGRAYAYIRDSVNGDEWAATGVLSGSTRPVVTLSSIGGYVNSTATSLSGNANLVTATTTLSADTTTTTLRFAQAQDTLITDGAAATTLTTSGILVSSTVGAQSVTISTDFLRPSPATVASVNPDLNIIQNNTQGALYITGGITNSLSSTGTAATVSVAKTGPGLVVLSGANTFSGNLRVYEGAIQFAAGSSVNNNIEFILGSGSNSGKIILGSESTGVTFNMDYITTQGVGTENRIVGGASTMSQILLAGSTTTPSTFSNGIIGGSGQYENNIEVRLSAIDGSLSLGPNNTYAGATINSRGTIVVEKLANIGEVSSLGTGDFNSSAGTILMANQTTGTAGSYATAILKYIGSADSVTNRPVSVTNSDDVGDIVTVTAVLENAGTGTLKFTAPFTAGGSNAADRTLRLTGTNTGLNEIVSFADASSTILGKLEKEGVGTWALTGSSTYSGGTTVRQGILLANNNPALPGSATGLGSVTVQAGATLGGTGRVAPGDGQSILISGGTLNPGLPGLSVSAGTLTLDTTGAGMLTLQNQAYISMDLISGSGSGDNTANALAADRLKISGQVTLGAGTTLRVSNPNGMTTWALNDQWQLFDWSGLTTPVQGGFATYDLPTLPEGLAWNVDSLLTTGVLSISTLVVVPEPSRLFFLGLGLTSLILRRRR